A stretch of DNA from Perca fluviatilis chromosome 15, GENO_Pfluv_1.0, whole genome shotgun sequence:
aatacaaaagctacaacacaaatacaaaagctacaacacaaatacataagcgACAACGGAAGTGAGTGACAACGGAAGTGAGTGTGTTGTTGACAAACGGAGCCTGCGGATGAGCAGGAGGAAAGTTCTTGTATGTTTGAGAAGTGAAACATGGTTCCTTGCTAATTATGATTACTGTCGCTATGTGATTGTCACAAATAAGCATTGTTGTTCAATATCTTTGTATTTTCATATGTATGTACTCTgcaatatacagtctatgaacaAACCCTTTGACATGGCTTTAAATAACAATTCAGGcacaaaacgaacctaggggttaataacagatgtgtacccactcgtcgtactctgggacatgttttcatgctaatcgaatgtgtttgtagcttgaaacaagctagcgtgAACCGCTGATTAgtttacaacgctagtatttgGAGCACatggaaagtaaaaataaatcgctattttGTACCACTAAATATATCAGTATCAAtatcaaaatatcaccaaacttcaagggtagcataatgagggtccctacatgttaaccgaaggattgagaactttgtaagtgtacagacagcttattgaacgaagagctgcgggagctcCGTGAAAGTAGGTAAGTACAGCCCTGTTTATAGAGAGGGAAAATCTTCAGACTGTACCAAACACTGCGTCTCTTGGGTGTTGCGACGCAACAGGTCCCACTccatgcaacacagacactcctgttcggtggccatagcttcacaatgtccgcagGTACACCACCAGTTTCCCGAAGTACAAAGCTGTGTTGCGGCATTGACTACcggtagctctctctctctctctctcgtagccctttcacggagctcccgcagctcttcgttcaataaactgtctgtacacttacaaagttctcaatgcttcggttaacatgtaGGGCCTAttattatgctaccgttgaagtttggtgatattttgagcctttttagtggtacaacattttctttttgtgccggaattgtcctttaaatacAGTGTAAACACAAGAGTCCACAGTctgaattgtatttatttacttattgttTTTCCAGTACTAAGCACGAAGCAAGGTCATGGTTAAAATTCTAGGTTTATTTCATTCAGACCAACCGTGAACATAGACCGTGTATGTTTGACATATTACGCCCCTAACACTATAATAGGCAGCATATTGAAGGTAACACGCACGCACAAGCACGTAACAGTGGGATAtatatttgtctgatttaaagagCTTCACTAAACGTGACAAATAGACTTTAAACGTAGCACTCACGTGTTAAAAGACGCTGGGCGCCATTTAGATAACGTTATAGCTTTAGCTTCGTAGCCCAAATAGCAGAGTACATACATTTGTGACAATCATGTAGCGTCAGTAAACAAGGATCCATGTTTCACTTAATTCTCAAACATACAAGAACTTTCTTCCTGGGGGCTGTTTCACAAtagcagaatttataaatccaggacaACCAataaattttaaataaagattAAACTTGAATCAAAGCCAAATGAGCCAGATTGAACCCTTCAAGCTTTAGTGCATacctttttgatattaatgaacgtccgtaaGCCATTCCAAAATGAGTCGCTACAAAGCTAATCAAGACAATCGGCTCCACAAAActcctgtatttctcagcatggctatagtgtcgtccggtgactttcgcgCACAGAAAGTCACTCGAGTGAAGacaattacctcttctgaagagtccatcatgtttttttaatcctccgtgtcctccttgtctactagcaactgtgtggaggaggggtgaggGTGGTGTGCGGTCATGGAAGGCTTATATCATGTGGACgtccgacagttttgttgtcattacttagaattcctgtAATTCTGCACGTGTtttttcaggaaagagacttcagatacagtattaggggcctatataaaagcatccaaaaagcagcatgtcatgggacacAAGTTTTTGTGTGTACACATGGACATTACTAATTTGCACGCTCCTGGGCGGTATTacacaaaagtagaatttataaatccaggatagtGAGGCTTGGCCTAGTCtcatctgtgcagcctggcttggtgtgTTTCACGAcgaccaagccaggctgaggaggagctgaAGTATCATTCATACTtcatacagagtgagcagcagtttcttgtgtatatatttttagcTATTGTCTGCCACTCTTTTTCtcacgtgtttttttttatagaggacgagttgccttctttacatattatatgtttTGCTCCCtcatatatatggacatagaaaagaaagacactaaaaaaattggactctaaaatctagaaagataattaagtgatacatTTCATGCACattgtaaacatgaatgtaaatgatattcatcagttatttcaccccagcaaaatataaggtcaaaaaacATTCGGGACCTGGTcgggaccaggctagctgcacagaataaatctccatggtaattTAGCTACCTATGCTTTTGTGCAACccagtcaaggctaaattgagcgaggataactgggaaatccaggcttaatcccttatcctggttttgtgaaatagccctctgCTCATCCGCCGGCTCTGTTTGTCAACAACACACTCACTTCCGTTGTcgcttatgtatttgtgttgtagcttttgcgtttgtgttgtagcttttgcgtttgtgttgtggcttttgcgtttgtgttgtggcttttgcgtgTTGCGTGCTAGCTTTGCGTTTGTTTGTAGCTTTGCGGCGTGTTGTGTGCTTCTTTTGGCCgcttgtgttgtggctttaTGCGTTTGTGTGTAGCTTTGCACTTGTGTTGTagctttgcatttgtgttgtagctttgcgtttgtgttgtagctttgcattttgtgttgtggctttgtgtttgtgttgtagctttgcATTtggtgttgtagcttttgcatttgtgttgtagcttttgcgcgtttgtgttgtggcttcttTGGCGTTTGTTCGTTggcttttgtgtatgtgttggcTTGTGGCGTTTTTGGCGTTTGGCTGTGTTgtaggtttgtgtgtggcgtgtgtttGTGGCTTTGCGTGTGTgttagcttttgcgtttgtgttgtagcttttgcgtttgtgttgtagcttttgcgtttgtgttgtagcttttgcgtttgtgttgtagcttttgcgtttgtgttgtggcttttgcgtttgtgttgtagcttttgtgtttgtgtggtagcttttgtatttgtgttgaaccGTCTCGGCCACCATATCTTTCAGTACACAGATTTCCTCTCATCTTTATCCTGACTACTTTAATGTGGGGATAGGTCTCATTTAACCTCACTACAAATTATAATAACACATTGTAGTGCATCAAAAATGATAATCAACAGTGGAGTACATGCAACACCTCTGTCTTGTAGTTGTTATCTTGGTACTAAAGGATTACCACCACTCTGCCATTACACAACACATCCCACCCCAATTCATTGATTGCCTTCACTTGCGAGTCCCTGTGGTGTGGTTTCGGCACCACTGCAGCAGATGGTCTTGTAATCTGGCCTGAGACTATTACACTGGAGACAAAGATAATCTCATCCTATTCATACACCACAAAGAGGCTTCACCACAACCCCGAGAACATAAAATAAAGGTTTCTTAGTTAGCACAGATATACATGAAGTTGATAATAATATTCTGGTGCAATAAGATGTATCTCAAAATAGAGTAAGTAAAACAATGGACTGtgctaaaacaaaaatattgaaactgaaataaaatattCTGGGGAAGTGATGGTGGATGGTAAGAAGCAGGGTATAGTGGCTACATTAAGACAAATCTAGCTTGATACTTTCATTACCaatcatgtttttatgtgtagTCTGATGTAACTCAATATCACAGAGAGTTATTAAGCCCAGGGATGGCTGATGGGATTGCAGTTTAACGCTGCAAAAGGCATAAAAGGCCCCCCAGATGTTGTTAGCCACCTGTGTTTAATCCTTTTATACCTCCAGTATTTAACTGTGTCTTCAAAAAGGTGACATAGTGGTGACATGGTTATCCCCTTAATCTTCAAgacagctgtctggatttaggTAGTGATAACAATAATCCCATTTGGCACCTTGAGGGGCGGCCAGGGTGAATATTAGGCAGAGTGACTCGAACAAGTGTCGCTGAGGTTTTAACCCCAACCACAGGAAAGcaagaagacagagagacaagaaGAAGTTTCACCTTTGTGAGAGTCAGTCTACAGGATGGGGAATAATAAGAGCAGCGCTTTGTCAAAAGAACTCCTGCAGGAGCTGAAATCCAACACGAAATATTCAGAGTCCGAGCTCAGCACCTGGTACCAGTCCTTCCTGAAGGAGTGTCCCAGCGGGAAGATCAGCAAGCAGCAGTTTGAAGGCATCTATGCCAGCTTCTTCCCAAACGCAGACCCCACAAAGTACGCACAGCACGTGTTCAGGAGTTTCGACACCAATGCAGATGGCACTTTGGACTTTAAGGAGTACATCGTTGCTCTGCACCTCACATCCGGGGGAAAGACTATGCAGAAGCTGGAGTGGGCCTTTGCCCTGTACGACGTGGATGGGAATGGAACCATCAGCAAAAATGAAATGCTAGAGATTGTTAAGGTACCTACACCTTCCTTTGTTCATCATGATGGTGCAGAAAACATTGTGTACTGTTGTTGCTACTCATTTGACAAAACATACCTTTATCCCTGCAGTTATGAACAATTTTTGACTTCTCTTCAGTCCCTTTACAAAAGCCTTTCACAATTTTTACGGATAAATGTTGAAAACAAGATGGTATATTGTTTGATAATtgtttaatgaattaattttcTGCTTGGCAGATCATTTATCACCATGTGTATTGCTATTTACGCCTTATTACCTCAAAATGTGTAATGGAAACAAAAGGGATTGTAAGTAAGTGATTAATGAATCTATAATTTTGAAGACTTggttaaatggttttaaattcttataataataataataataataataataataataataataataataataatgaggcTCAACTGCACAGTTATTTCCTTGACTATTCGTGTAATAATATAATTGCCATCACAATGTCCCCATTTTTAATGATtttcaaacagacaaacagcccAAAATtcccaaaataataaatatacatttttacaaagcaaagaaaagcagcaagttGTCATatagaagctggaaccagcaaatGCTTGATGAATCATTCATTTTTCAGATTTCTGAATCCATTGGAAGGTACATggattctttattttctttctgatCTTAATTTTATGATTAAATTGAGCATGCAATGTAAAAACATGTCCAAAAATTACTCTCATGCAGTCAATATTCAATATGATTCCTGCTGACGACCAAAAGAACCTCCCAGAGGATGAAAACACGCCGGAGAAGAGGGCGGACAAAATCTGGGAATTCTTTGGGAAGAAGGACGACGGTAACTCACGCTTCATTAACAGCCTCTTTAAAGCTTTTCTATACTTTTATCATCACCCACGTGTTCATGCTGTTCTACTTGTGTTgtttttcgccccttcccagaTAAAATCTCAGAGGGAGAATTCATTCAGGGTGTGATGGACAACAAGGACATCCTGCGGTTGATACAATACGATGAGCCTCAGAAAATCAAAGACAAactgaaagagaggaagaatTAATATATGtggttttaagattttttttcttcttctgtttacattttaacatgATCTGGCTGCTTGTCCGCTTGACTCacatctctcttttttcttttttagattgATTCATTTTTTGGTCTTAGCAACCAGCTGAACATTGCATTTCTGTCTTTGTAACCAGAAAGCAATTAAATAATTGCATTTCATACCAGATGCAGAGGAACTCTTGAAATGGCAATTTAAGACctgagtttgacattttgtgcaGTTACAAATATGTAGTAAACAACATTGTTAGACTGCCCTACAaagccaaaacacacacagatttagTCAAAATTGACCAGGATGAAATACCTTACCATAGGAAATACAATGTTATACCATGAGTGTATAATTTTTTGGAAAACAGCACATAAAGAACTTAAGAACTAGAAAACAAGGTCAAAACTGACAGCGACTGCATTCTGGCTAGTTAAGGCTACAGTATCTCGTAAGATAGCGTTAGCCAAAGCTAATTTACACACTTATTTCTAGTTTctagttaaaataaatacaagctGATGTTCTAACATATGAGTTTGTAACACCACATTAATTAAAAGACTAAATCTTACATTATAATAGAGAAAAACAGATGATAAgcaaaaatattaattaatgTGATTTCATGTGGCTAAGATActtataaattacatttatttgtatgGAAATTAAACATGAATGCATTAGCTCAAATAGACAAGAAAGCTATAGAAGAAACGAGAAACTATTCTAATGGAGAGAAAAATGAGTAACACCAGATAAACTAGTCTGGCTAAACATTAAATAGCCTAGCTAGCAGGGAAGCAGGAACTACCATCTCGGCTGCCTTTGACTCTAGTGAAATCCACGTGACTAAGATAGGCCTACCTTTAAATCACATATTTTGCATTGaattaaagattattttattaGCTCAAATGCACAAGATAGCTgaagaagaacaaaaacataacataatTGAGAGAAAAAAGCAATGCCAGATAAACCAGTCCAGCTAAACAATAATTAGCTTAGCTAGCAGAGTAGCAGTAACTGCAGTCTCTGCTGCCTCTGACTAGTGAAATTGATGTGATTTAATATTGTTAAACTACATTCAAATCATAATTTTGAGTTTAATTTAACATTAGCTCAAATGGACAAGAGAGCTGAAGAagaaacaaacaacacatttaCATTAGTCTGTAAATACTGTTTTCCCAGCGCCcaatagttttttttaggttttttgtAAGGACAATGACACTTTTTAAGCATAAAAAGGCATACAATTTTACAACTTGTATATCTGTTACACAGTTCAGCGAAGTGTTTTCACTTTCACTGCTTCTGTATTTGCCTATAAAGGACTCTGTATCCTGACTTGACAGACATACAGCACAAACTCAGGACCACTCCTGCCAACACACAGCCAATTTACTCTCTCACGTCTGGTCCatgcaatgtttttttccacacttGAATTCATTCATTAGGTTGATAGCAAGAAAGTCAGTACGAGAGCTCCTTATGAGAGGAATTAGGCTCAGGTTAACAATCTGCCTGTATCAGCCAATCCTATTAGGAGCTGAAGGTCACTGAGATAAACAACCTCCTTACTCAAAGGTCTCGTTAGGATAATGTGGGCATGAAATGATGAAGAATACTTTGCTGGAcatcacttttatttctaattaTACTAATATTCTTAGGCAAGCTATAAGTAATAATGGATGTGTTACTGcaaaagattagaaaaaaaatactatgaCGCTGAGTATTTTAAGCATGGAATACGCAATGACAACAGTGTATATTCACTGACAACATTGGCCTTCTACCACATAGTTAGATGGTAATCAATGACAAGGATAGAATATAACTATATGTacattttgtgttattttttcaGCCTGTTTTTGAAATCACTTTTATTTCAAGGTACCCTGTCGAGTTTTCTAATGCTTCTTGTGTATCCTTGAGGCCTACAAACGTGTTGAATGCATGTCGTTCCTcaataaacatttgcaaaaatgaCTTTTAAGGGACAGTTTATAAATGATTTGGGtggggagagggagacagaaaaggGGTAGGGTACCTTTTCTTTGCCATATAGTGAATAGTTATATAAATAGTTGCGTCAAAAGAATTTAAAGTATAATCTGACCCTATTAACCTCAAGCTTCTTCATCAGAAATATTGTGCTTTGCTTGTGCATTATCTTGTACTAAAGCCGGTTTTGGCTCGGGATAATACCTGTAAGAATACTCACTGTACCAGTGTCCGTCCACCTGTCATACTTTCCCTTCCAATCTTTACTGGACTGGATCCAGTGGCATTTGGTGAGCCTGTACACTGACCTGAAGATCAAAAGTTTCGGCTGATTAAACAATGCAAACCATGAAAATATTACCTCCCAATACAGTTACATAAAAAGACACCGtgatattacatttttaaagagaTTTATTTTGGACACTGCATTCCACAGTACACCGTCTGGACAGAGGTCACCTATGATCAAACATTCGTAAAACATTGGGAACATCGGATTTGAATGCACGTTATGAAAATGTTAATCACAGAAGGGCAGTGAACTTAACAGTTACGTCATCATGAAACTGTCGAACATTTAGTTGAAACATAATAACTTGTTACATTTAGTGcacaacattaacacactgatAAAACCTCTACAACAGATATGCTATTTAAACCTGCGCATCAAGCGTTTCGGGTTTAAAGCAAAGTCTGTCATAAAGATGACTTTTCTTTAATTAACACAAAAATAATGCAATGCATTTAATGCATTATCAAAGTTTGAGATAAGGCAGGTaagcatttatatatatatatatatatatatatatatatatatttatatatatatatatatatatatatatatatatatatatatatatatatacacaatcttttttttttttttaatagcaaTTATTTTCTTGTCCCCGGCAGATGGATTAGGATTACGGTTTTTGTTATTTGATTGGCTTTGTGCTTTTGAGAAATTTAAAAAGAATGGAAGTAATCCAAAGAAATCCAGAGCAGATAGACCAcaacaaaatgtaaagacaaagacagacacatacatgtaAACACAGACACGTACTGTTCATGCAGTCTCTGATAcagtaaaatgtgttttgtttgggCAACTGGGATAAGTCAGCTGGCTGTAAATCATCAACGTCCTGCCCAGGTTAATCCACATCACAAATCCACTACTTTATCTTCTCTTTTGGGGTATTTCATTTGTTGAATTTAGCTTTTTGCTTTCAACCACCATCATAAAGATATTCTCTGTACATTTaccaaaaataacacaaacaacattGTACAGTACAAACACCTCATCGGCCTCAAAGATCATTTGGGCCTGTTAAACATCTGACAGCAAAATACATCTAGCCTGTACGTACAAATGTACACTGATGCAGTAGAG
This window harbors:
- the rcvrna gene encoding recoverin a, with the translated sequence MGNNKSSALSKELLQELKSNTKYSESELSTWYQSFLKECPSGKISKQQFEGIYASFFPNADPTKYAQHVFRSFDTNADGTLDFKEYIVALHLTSGGKTMQKLEWAFALYDVDGNGTISKNEMLEIVKSIFNMIPADDQKNLPEDENTPEKRADKIWEFFGKKDDDKISEGEFIQGVMDNKDILRLIQYDEPQKIKDKLKERKN